A region of Mesorhizobium sp. AR02 DNA encodes the following proteins:
- a CDS encoding amino acid ABC transporter permease, producing MQGLDFTVVLPYWDLLLTGAWWTAVLTVSAGALSFVFGILFAVIVLYAPAILAYPVRGFMWLFMGTPLLLQLFLIYFGLVQIGIDIPALAAGIVGLGLHFAVYNADVIRAGIVAVDVGQTEGARSIGFGKWRTLRHVVIPQAIRNTAPPIGSNLIALLKESSIVSVIGIAELVHSAQLAISETFRPFEFYITAAALYYILNLVLEAALHRFERHVEVSR from the coding sequence ATGCAAGGTCTCGATTTCACCGTCGTCCTACCCTACTGGGACCTGCTGTTGACAGGCGCCTGGTGGACCGCCGTGCTGACCGTTTCGGCAGGGGCGCTCAGTTTCGTCTTCGGCATCCTGTTTGCCGTCATCGTGCTCTATGCGCCGGCAATTCTCGCCTATCCCGTGCGCGGCTTCATGTGGCTATTCATGGGCACGCCGCTGCTGCTGCAGCTGTTCCTGATCTATTTCGGCCTGGTGCAGATCGGCATCGACATCCCGGCGCTGGCCGCCGGCATCGTCGGGCTTGGCCTGCACTTTGCCGTCTACAATGCCGACGTCATCCGTGCCGGCATCGTGGCGGTCGACGTCGGCCAGACCGAGGGCGCGCGCAGCATCGGCTTCGGCAAGTGGCGGACGCTGCGCCATGTCGTGATACCGCAAGCCATCCGCAACACGGCACCGCCGATCGGCAGCAACCTGATCGCGCTCTTGAAGGAGTCCTCGATCGTTTCGGTCATCGGCATCGCGGAGCTGGTCCACTCGGCCCAGTTGGCGATCAGCGAAACCTTCCGCCCGTTCGAGTTCTACATCACGGCCGCCGCGCTCTATTACATCTTGAACCTCGTGCTCGAAGCGGCCTTGCATCGGTTTGAAAGACATGTGGA